TCGCTGTTTTACTCTCCCACTCTCCCAGTGCCTCCACTCTTATTTTCTGAGATCACTTCCCAAAATAAACTAGCTACATATAAGCCCTCATTTCCTGCTATGCTGttatttcaggagaaaaaaaggcCACTCAACTGTGGCTACACTGCCAGTAACCCAGTTACCACAATACTACCTTTGTAGCGACAGGCAAAGCTGAAAGAGGAGAAAGACTACATGAAAGTCTCATCTTGTCCACAGTTCCCAGACCTGTGAGTTAAAAATCTTAAACCACTAACTAGATGACCAacccccccccggcccccagcccacCTGCTTATGCAAAATGCTCTTGAGAGAGACAGGAGGAGCCAATTTCTCCCAGGACCCCAGATAAGTTTGTAGCTCTTGATGCCCACATGGAAGAGACTTATTTCTGTTTGTGAGAAAACTTTGGACCACAGAGGTTTATATATAACATGTTTTTCAGAGGGACTCAATCACATGAGGATTGTGGCTTCTACTTCTTCTAGGGGGAAAACTGCTGGAATTTCTCAACTTCCATCACTCTTGATTTAACTCACTAACATGTTTCCTTAAGCCTCTAGCCCAGCTCATTTGAGCCACACACCCTCCCTGCCCtaccctgccctctgcccctttGGAAACCTTCTTCCTCGGTCatccaggcttctcactgtgagAGACTCAGGCAGTCTTGGTCCTCCAACCCTGAATCCTAGCTTTGTACTCCACTGAGCTGGGTTTCTGTCTGAGCTGTCAAAGAGCCTATTTTATTTCGTTAATGGGTTCAATGAATCAAAGTTCTATTTCTGCTAGACTAATATTACAGTCACTTTCATAAGAAATCAGTCGTGTACTTTGGCCATGGTGCCGTTTCTGTGGTCTACATTCCCTACAGGGGACAGGAATGCTTACTTTCACCTCAGCATAAAGAGTGTGAGATCAACTTATGTGATTTCATTTGGTTTTAACTCCTCTTGGTAAAGTGGTAACTAGAATTGTGTCCTACCCTAATCATAATCTATCAGCTATCTCTATGCATTACCTAAGTTTATATATGAGAAAGCCACTTTTAATTGTACAGTCTTGTCAAAAACATTGTCAGTAATTAAATGTGCTAAAATAGACAAAGGAAAATAGTGTGAGATTAAGTCATACACTGAGAGATGTGATTAACTTAACTCTTTCTATCTGAAAtccaaagaaagagaagaagagatcATTTAAATTGTCATTTATTGAGATCTTGGGTTTTTGACCTTATGTGCATGAGTtagtttaatcctcacagtaactctGAAAGTTAAGTATGACTTTCTCATTTAACAACTGAATTGAGTGGAGACAAATATAGctaaagtcacatagctagaaagtgatagaaccaggatttgaattcCGATCTGTCACCAAAGCTCCAGCTTCTAATCCCTGCACCTCCTTTCCAAACAACTTGAGAGGAAACACTGTGTTCACCTGCACATTCCACCTTTCAAATAACTCAGAACACCCTCACCCCGACCACAGTGTCCAAACTGCCAACCTGTTCACTCACATCTTGTGCACACAGGTTTGCCAGCAAGTGGGAACCCTCCATTGTCCtctctgtccatttcttttttgtgtccaGTTTAATCCTTGGATGATTGTTTCAACTATTTACTTGCCAAGACTAAATATTCCTTGTCCCTTTGATCTTTCACCAAACCTGCTCATGAAATCCCTGATCTTGGATGATTCCACCAATTGCATATTTCATGGCTGCAACTCAGCACAACACATGACAAGGCATGCGACTCATATTCCAAATACGGGGTCACAGAGTTCTTAATTTGCCCTCAGAAATGCCTGGTAATCCTACTATGTCTCATGAGTCAGTTCCCTTTCCCATGCTTCATAAGTATTATTTCAAACCTTTTCATGCTTTATGAATTTCAtctttcccctcactttcaatagATGGCTTTGACTCCTGTTTGACAAATGAAAGAGATATTGCTGAAGAAAGAGCTAACATCCCCACAATGAAACATGCAAGCATTCCTATGCCTCTCTCCTATAGTGAAGGAGGAGCTATCTTTAATTCCAAGATTGACCTTTTCCTCTAAAGTGTGTTTGCGTCCTAGTCCCTTCTGCTTCTCAGGaattttaatgattataaattatatttattggaAACCAATCCGTCTCTAACGACTCCACTTCCTTAGCATTTAAGCATGTTCAAATTATTACTATTCTGAAAAATTCTCTTCTAATCCCATTTTCTTTCCATCTACTGTATCTCTTAACAGACTTGGAAGTAATCCCCATTTATTCACTCTTTCATCCCAAACACTTCTCAGTCCTCTCCACTCTTTTCTATACCCACCATTTAGTGGACACTGTTGCTGGAGCACagcaataatatttttttaatccccCTTTTTGctcagtcttcatttctcttgcagCCTCAGCAGAATTTGATTACCTTTTTCTTATTCCTATCCTCTCCCCACACTCTTTCAACTGTTTTCCAGCTTCTGTGGTCACCGTCAGCCTTTTGTAGGGTACTTCACCACCACATGCTGGATTGTTTCAGTCCCAGCATTCTCCTACCTCCCCTCCACTCTGTGCACTCTGTCTTGCCAGTCACATCCATTCCCTTCACTTAAATCTCTAGTCATTTCACTCTACTCAGTCACCAAGGATGTCTTCTCTACAGTGGCCATATAGGTAGGGACTGAGGGGCACGTGGAGCAAGAAATATTCACAGGTACAGAGCTTTAAGGATTAGATACGAAAAATGGAGGGAAGGAGAGTGCTTCCTCTGGCTGCTTACCGATAGCTGGGGCTCCTGATCAGTCTCTCTTGTCAGTTTGCCTGGTGTTTTTAGCTGGCCTTTGTTTAGCTTTGCGGGGGAGAATAGGCCAGCCAGGCTTCCATCTGTTGCTGGGTTAGGGTTGGAGAAATGCCTTGTCTGGACCGCCTTGTTCTGTTGTGTGGGAAGACTGAACATGCCCTGCTGCTGTGATGTTCCTCCAGTCCTCAGGTCCCAAACTAGTTCTTCAGAGAACCTTACAGAGTTTTCTCGATTGTGTCTTGTAttattttcaggtatacagtTGTACTCAGCAGGGAGGAGCAGAGAGAAATGGGGCTACACTGTTTTGTCTAGAGTGAAAGTCACTGGCCACTGATGTTCTAGGCTAATCTTTTGAGAGTTTTGCTGTAAAGGTGAGCAGAGAAATGGGACAGTGGCATGAAAGAGATGTAGTATCAAGaaagtttgcttttattttattttttatatgagaGAGACTATAGCATGTTTGTAAGATCCATCTCCTGATGatgtaggagagagagaaaataactgCTGGAGCAATGCCTTGAGTATGTGGGAGAAGATAGGATCTCCTGCACAGAATGGGGATGGCTCTAAACAGGAGCTTGGAAGGTTTGTTCATTGTTCATCCTAACAGGAGGGAAGCATGCGAGCACAGATGCAGGTAGGTCCTCAATGTGGTCTTGGGAGTGTGAGGAGTCTCTTCTGGCTGTTTCTGTTATCTTCCTGAAAGAGGAAGCAAGGTCAATAGCTGGAgagtgaggaaggaggaagaagtgtTGGAGGTTTGAAGAGGGAGAAGAATATACAAGAAAGTTACCTAGGAGAATGGACGAGTGAATGGTCTAGGTTTGGAAGACATGAGAGAGGGATGTAGAAGACAATGATTTTAAAGTAGGATTTAAAGAATTTAGAGATGTAGGAATTCTAAGTGATGTCAAAGACCAGGGTATGGATGGATAGTCCATTATTATTTATGGAGCAATGATATACACgtctggcactgtgctgggcaacAGCAATAAAGGCATGAAGAAACCAGTctcctgggacctccctggtggtccagtgggtaagactccgtgcttccaatgcaggatgcccgggtttgatccctggtggggaactagatcccgcatgcatgccgcaactaagagtccacacgCCGCAACTtaggaagcccgcatgccgcaagtaaaatatcccacatgctgcaactaaaaaggtactgcgtgctacaactaaagattccgcatgccacaactaagacccgacacagcctcgatagatagatatttaaaaagaagaagaaaaagaaaccaaccaGTCTCCTCTCAAATGGTGAGTGTGCACGCCATACTGTAATGGGCTGCTGAGAAAACGGGGGTGAGCCTGTCAGTGCAGACAACTGATATGAACTTGGCTGTacagagatgaagaaacaggtagccaaaggggaaaatgaggttaaaatgattttgaaaaatggGAGACACCAAAACATGTTTGAATTCAAAGGGGAAGGACTCAGTGGAGAAGGGTAAAAGTGCAGTAAAGACTAGAcaaccaaaaaagcaaggagatggGATTCAGAGCAACATGGAAGGACTGACTTAACAGGAAGCAGGACCCTTCCTATGTTGTTAACAGGAAGATAGAAGAAGATGGGAGCATATGTAGACATGCACTTACAGATTCAGTTGTAAGAAGATTCTCTAAGACTCCTAGGTATCCCACTCTAAACCCACAGGTAGTACGACAGTATAAATGCTTCAACCCACTGTCTTCCACACAAAGTAAGCTCCCTACCACTCCAGAGCTGCCGCTCTTGCCAAGGTCACAGCGATCTCCATGCTGCCATATTTAGGGGGTACTTTAAGGGCTTCATTATTCTGGACTTCTCAACAGCATTCAACATTGCTTCATTATCTAAACACTCTCTTCTCTTGGCTTTCCTGATCCACACACCCTcggttttttccttccttctctggctATTTCTTCATCTCCTTTGTTGGCTTGtgcaaatatttgttttcataaGTTCTATATAAATTCAAGGCTCCTCACTACTTTCAGTTTGTAGATTGTCATGGTAATGGCCCCCAGTGATTCACACCTCCCACTGTCCATGCCCTATGCGTGGactctgggcttggccatgtgacttggccTTTGTCAATGGGATATCAGCAAACATGACACAAGCAGAAGCGTGATGAGCTTGTGAATGGGGGCCTGCTCTCTTGGAACCTTGAAACAACCATGCTATGAAGCAGCTCAGGATGTAAGACCATGTTGGACCCAAATGCTGAAtgcagccatgtgagtgagtccCAGTGAGCCCAGCAGAATCACCCAGCCAATCCACAGAAACATAAGAATGaatcgttgttgttgttgttgttttttaatatttatttatttatttatttttggctgtgtcaggtcttagttgtggcacatgggatctttcactgcggcacgtgggctctttgttacagcgcatgggcttctctctagttgtggtgcgtgggctctgtagttgtggagcgtgggctccagagcgcgtgggctctgtagtttgtggcacgtgggctctctagttgtggcgcacgggctcagtagttggggtgcacgggcttaattgccacgtggcatgtgggatcttagttccctgaccagggatcgaacccgcctcccctgcattggaaggcagattcttaaccactggaccaccagtgacgTCCCTAagtcattgttttaagccacaaaatcTTGAGGTGATTTGTCATGCAATAGTAGATAACTGTCATCCTCAGCTACAGCAGAGACATGGCTAGCTTTAGTGGCTTTGTGCAAATCGGAAAAAAAAGTTGAGTCATAACAATATGCCTCTACTGGGCAGACATACTTTTGTTCAAACAAAAGGTGCCCCTTCTTCCAGGATGCAGCCCTGTGCCAGGTGCACAGCATGGATTTGAGCCCCCAGTCAGCTCCATCACTGGGTGCCTCATGCACTACATAAGCTGCACACTGTGTGTGAACCTCCTGGGAGATTTCTTCAcgattctccctttttttttttttttttaattaatttattttatttatttatttttggctgcgttgggtcttcgttgctgcgcgcaggctttctctagttgcagcgagcgggggctactcttcgttgcagtgtacaggcttctcattgcggtggcttcatcttgttgtggagcacaggctgtaggcgcgcgggcttcagtagttgtggctcgcgggctgtagagcacaggctcagtagttgtggcgcacgggcttagttgctccgcggcatgtgggatcttcccgcaccagggctcgaacccgtgtcccctgcgttggtaggcggattcttaaccactgcactactaGGCAAGTCCCACGATTCTCTCTTTACTTAGCATAGACCAGAAACTTGACTTCAGGACAGATTTCATTACTCCAGTTAGGGACAGAGAGACAGTACATAGAGTAGTGCTCCCAGCCTGCAGGATTCAGTAGAATACTGACCTTTATTAAGGAAAATAGACCAAATGTTGCTAATACGGTCACTGCATTTTTCAGGCAAGTCAGTTAGGCAAGCCTCTCCTTGAGAAAAGATGAACAgttctcagaaaaaaaaggaGCCATCATTCCTCTGAACCACCCATGAACATTCCAGAGAAGAGGTAGATAGAGAGTTAGATTCTAGAAGAGGTAGCAGTGAGGAGCTAGGCTCTTATGCAGGTGGCGGTGCCCAGCAGAGATGGCACAATGAGCCCCAGGCCTCCCTGGTCCTAGGAGAATGCTCTGGACCAGAGGTCTGCGAGAAAAGGCTGGGCAATGCCACCACTCTTCACAGACCAACAGGCCTGCGTCAGGTTGGCCCTGGGCCTCCTGTTCCAGCTGCAAAGTGGATGCCTCCCTCTGGATTGTAGCGCACAGGGCCACAGCGCAATTGGGGCTCCTCTTCCTCATACCAGCGCTGTTCACTGAAGTCGGGAAAGAAGGCTGCGATCTCTCTACTGGCTGAAACCGCAGAGTCTGTAAAGGGAGGTAAAAAAGAGAAGGGGTTCTCATAGGGAGTGCAGGATGGAGGCAAGAGGCAATCATAATCAGGTTCAGAAACCAGAGCCTATACTGCCCCTAAGTCCTGGGGCCGCATCTGCTGAGGTGGCCACAAAGGGCCAGAAACACAACTGGGAAGAAAGCTCACTGAGGGACCTGGCTCTCAACCCCACCATACTGCCTGCCCACCAACCTCAAACCAACTTCGCTTATTAAATACTGTGGACACAGGAGGCAGACTCACCTGAGCCATGGGTTGTATTACGGGTGTCAGTGAGGCCGAAACTCCCACGAATTGAATCTGGGGCCATGTGGCATGCTCGAAACACTCTGGTGGGTCCCATCACTGTCCTCCAGAGCTGGATGGCATCCTTGTGGGCGAGGATGTAGGCTCGGATTGGCCCACTGTGAACAAATGGAGCACATGTCAGGAATCTGGCTATCGGGTCCAGGAGGGCATACCATGAGTAGAGCACAAATAAAGGCACACTGGACATCCTGAGAGTCTCCTTGCCTTTCTAGTTGAGTGCCAATACTGCTTCAAATAGAAGGTGATGGAAGGCCACTGCTGATGAGCAAGAAAGGCCACAGGGATCAGAAGAGTTGCTAGGCAGCATTCAACAATACTCTTCTGCAGCCCCTGGAGCAGTTAACTACCATGGGACAAGTGGCCACAAGGTCAGTGTTGGCCCAAGCCCATGTTTCTTCAGACACTTGACACTGGTTACAAGTTTGAAGAGTggcaaataaaattaacaaatctaTTTAGGGGGCAGGGGAAATAAGTCTCAGTGGATGAAGATGTTGGAACCAAAATGAGAAATACCTGGCCATGAACTCCACCAGCCGCTGATAGAAAAAACGCCCTGCAAAGAGAGTACCTTCATCAAGACACTGGTGCCAAGAGAACTTTTTATACTTCTGACTCCCTATTTGGAATGATAAAAACTGTTTTAGAGAAAAGAACAAGGACCTTGGCGTCTGACATACCTGGGTCTGAATCCAGGCTCTCCAACTTGCAACCTGTGTAGTTTCGGGTAAGTCATTAACTTCCCTAATTTAGTTTTCTAATCTGTGTGCTGGGGACATGACAATACCTACTTCATGGGGTTGCTGGGGAATTAAGTGAAATCATGAGCCTTTGGACAATGTCTGACAGAATAAATTGTTAACTAGGGATAGTATCAGGACATAAAACTAAGTTACTTGTTGGGACCATGACGTAGAACCCtcctagaaaacatttaaaaaatattgataatcaTGAAAAGTTTGTGTATAAACCAAGATTTTAG
Above is a genomic segment from Eubalaena glacialis isolate mEubGla1 chromosome 7, mEubGla1.1.hap2.+ XY, whole genome shotgun sequence containing:
- the NME6 gene encoding nucleoside diphosphate kinase 6 is translated as MTSILRSPQALQLTLALIKPDAVAHPLILEAVHQQILSNKFLIVRMRELLWRKEDCQKFYQEHEGRFFYQRLVEFMASGPIRAYILAHKDAIQLWRTVMGPTRVFRACHMAPDSIRGSFGLTDTRNTTHGSDSAVSASREIAAFFPDFSEQRWYEEEEPQLRCGPVRYNPEGGIHFAAGTGGPGPT